The following coding sequences lie in one Acidimicrobiia bacterium genomic window:
- a CDS encoding aldehyde dehydrogenase family protein: MTIWHEDRLLVDGELVGAEHGATYETIAPATEEVLGTAADASVGDARRAIAAARRAFDTTDWSRDHALRVRCLRQLEQALRDEVEHVREILVQEVGAPVSSTGGPQLEAPIDVVGWYADLLEGYEFVEDLGDRDTFAGRHHRWIEKEAAGVVAAITAYNYPIQLALAKLAPALAAGCTVVLKGAPDTPWATLALGRLVADATDIPPGVVNVLASSDNAVGAELTTDPDVDVISFTGSTAVGRQIMSAASATVKRVFLELGGKSAFVLLDDGDPAMAGLFCAYAATSHAGQGCAITSRLVVPRDKLDEVVDVARTTLESIPYGDPADPANMMGPLISARQREKVAGYVDRAVAEGAKAVTGGRVPEHLPKGFFYEPTLLVGAGEDSAVAQEELFGPVLVVLPHDGDDDAVRVANNSIYGLSGSVLSGDRERALGVARRIRAGTMSVNGGVYYGPDAPFGGYRQSGIGREMGAAGLDEFLERKTFAEPAATT, encoded by the coding sequence GTGACGATCTGGCACGAGGACCGTCTGCTCGTCGACGGCGAGCTCGTCGGGGCCGAGCACGGCGCGACGTACGAGACGATCGCGCCCGCGACCGAGGAGGTGCTCGGCACCGCGGCCGACGCGTCGGTCGGCGACGCGCGACGGGCGATCGCTGCGGCGCGGCGCGCGTTCGACACCACCGACTGGTCGCGTGATCACGCGCTCCGGGTCCGGTGCCTGCGCCAGCTCGAGCAGGCGCTGCGCGACGAGGTCGAGCACGTGCGCGAGATCCTCGTCCAGGAGGTGGGCGCGCCCGTGTCGAGCACGGGTGGCCCGCAGCTCGAGGCGCCGATCGACGTCGTCGGGTGGTACGCCGACCTGCTCGAGGGCTACGAGTTCGTCGAGGACCTCGGCGACCGCGACACCTTCGCGGGCCGGCACCACCGTTGGATCGAGAAGGAGGCGGCCGGCGTCGTCGCCGCGATCACCGCGTACAACTACCCGATCCAGCTCGCGCTCGCGAAGCTCGCCCCCGCGCTCGCCGCAGGTTGCACGGTCGTGCTGAAGGGCGCACCCGACACGCCGTGGGCGACGCTCGCGCTCGGCCGTCTCGTGGCGGACGCGACCGACATCCCGCCCGGCGTGGTGAACGTGCTCGCATCGTCGGACAACGCGGTCGGCGCCGAGCTGACGACCGATCCCGACGTCGACGTGATCTCGTTCACCGGCTCCACCGCGGTGGGCCGCCAGATCATGAGCGCCGCCAGCGCGACGGTGAAGCGCGTCTTCCTCGAGCTGGGCGGCAAGTCCGCGTTCGTGCTCCTCGACGACGGTGATCCCGCGATGGCCGGCTTGTTCTGCGCGTACGCGGCGACGTCGCACGCCGGCCAAGGCTGCGCGATCACCTCGCGGCTCGTCGTGCCGCGCGACAAGCTGGACGAGGTCGTCGACGTCGCGCGCACCACGCTCGAGAGCATCCCCTACGGCGACCCCGCCGACCCCGCGAACATGATGGGCCCGCTCATCAGCGCGCGGCAGCGGGAGAAGGTCGCCGGCTACGTCGACCGCGCCGTCGCCGAGGGTGCGAAGGCCGTCACCGGTGGGCGGGTGCCCGAGCACCTCCCCAAGGGCTTCTTCTACGAGCCGACCCTGCTGGTCGGGGCCGGCGAGGACTCCGCGGTCGCGCAGGAGGAGCTGTTCGGTCCGGTGCTCGTCGTGCTCCCGCACGACGGCGACGACGACGCCGTGCGCGTGGCGAACAACTCGATCTACGGGCTGTCCGGCTCCGTCCTCAGCGGCGACCGCGAGCGCGCGCTCGGCGTCGCCCGCCGGATCCGCGCGGGGACGATGAGCGTGAACGGCGGCGTGTATTACGGGCCCGACGCCCCGTTCGGCGGCTACCGGCAGTCCGGGATCGGGCGCGAGATGGGTGCGGCCGGGCTCGACGAGTTCCTCGAGCGCAAGACGTTCGCCGAGCCCGCCGCGACGACCTGA
- a CDS encoding dihydrodipicolinate reductase: MAERRFRVVQWATGNIGTRALREVIRHPSLELVGVLVYDPAKVGVDAGTLCGEEPVGVAATDDPSAIVALHADCVLHMPRHFVLDDVVALLESGSNVVTTRGELLAGGHRLGEAARARVLDACACGNTSVYATGSSPGFITDALPFALLSLQRRVDSIEIAEFADLSRRDSPHMVFRQMGFGQPPEAFDPRRASALLAEFGPALDDLAAAAGRPVDDWASDGEVAVTRAATTIAAGEIPAGTVGAQRTAMVGRSRGDEVVRFTVNWYCTTDVDPAWDLRGTGWRVQIHGDAPLDVTLAFPIPLDELGSFTPAYTANRPVNAIPYVCAAAPGILATAGLPAITPAGPLDASR, from the coding sequence GTGGCGGAACGCCGCTTCCGCGTCGTCCAGTGGGCGACGGGCAACATCGGGACGCGCGCGCTGCGCGAGGTGATCCGTCACCCGTCGCTCGAGCTCGTCGGCGTGCTCGTGTACGACCCTGCGAAGGTCGGTGTCGACGCGGGGACGCTGTGCGGCGAGGAGCCCGTCGGCGTGGCGGCGACCGACGATCCGTCGGCGATCGTCGCGTTGCACGCCGACTGCGTGCTCCACATGCCGCGACACTTCGTCCTCGACGACGTCGTCGCGCTCCTCGAGTCGGGGTCGAACGTCGTCACGACGCGCGGCGAGCTCCTGGCCGGCGGGCACCGCCTCGGCGAGGCGGCGCGTGCGCGTGTGCTCGACGCGTGCGCGTGTGGCAACACGTCCGTGTACGCGACCGGCAGCAGTCCCGGCTTCATCACCGACGCGCTCCCGTTCGCGCTGCTGTCGTTGCAGCGCCGGGTCGACTCGATCGAGATCGCCGAGTTCGCCGACCTGTCCCGTCGCGACTCGCCCCACATGGTGTTCCGGCAGATGGGCTTCGGTCAGCCTCCGGAGGCGTTCGACCCGCGGCGCGCGTCCGCCCTCCTCGCGGAGTTCGGCCCCGCGCTCGACGACCTGGCCGCCGCGGCCGGCCGGCCCGTCGACGACTGGGCGTCCGACGGCGAGGTCGCGGTCACGCGCGCGGCGACGACGATCGCCGCGGGTGAGATCCCGGCCGGCACGGTCGGCGCGCAACGCACCGCGATGGTCGGGCGCAGCCGGGGCGACGAGGTCGTGCGGTTCACCGTCAACTGGTACTGCACGACCGACGTCGACCCCGCGTGGGATCTCCGCGGGACGGGGTGGCGCGTGCAGATCCACGGCGACGCGCCGCTCGACGTCACGCTCGCGTTCCCGATCCCGCTCGACGAGCTCGGGTCGTTCACGCCCGCGTACACCGCGAACCGTCCGGTGAACGCGATCCCGTACGTCTGTGCGGCGGCGCCCGGCATCCTCGCGACGGCGGGCCTGCCGGCGATCACACCGGCAGGCCCGCTCGACGCGTCGCGCTGA
- a CDS encoding ABC transporter substrate-binding protein — MVAVVAAVAASCSNSSSGKAKSTTTSSSGGSPTSIKSGNFPQLNEPGVTPTEIRVSGVAATTNVLGAAYGSFFDGVQAYFNMINSQGGMYGRKLVIVARHDDQMTQNRREVEAIIDQDNAFAVIPVATNVAFSGAPLLAQAGIPTFGWGINAEWTGPPNLFGSVGALCNGSGCPSPLLPYAAWKLGKKNLGVLAYNVAASADCMDGIKASFEKYPVAKLAYTTKALSFGVTDMSADVKRMIDAHVDFVTTCMDNNGVLTLAREMRQQGLNVPIYLPNAYDHDFMSKNAGFFNGSIVIVQEAPLETNPKFPALNQYLDWMKKSNYQTTEYTAIGWGLAQLFVTGLKGAGPTFTRQKVVDYLNTLTDWNADGMMLPVDWTKQHTDLHYPRQCIGYLKVENGKFVPIWSTPGKPFLCWDPLPTSIPSSKPVPTL; from the coding sequence GTGGTCGCGGTGGTCGCCGCGGTCGCGGCGTCGTGCTCCAACTCGAGCTCGGGGAAGGCCAAGAGCACGACGACCTCGTCGAGCGGCGGCTCGCCGACGTCGATCAAGTCCGGGAACTTCCCGCAGCTGAACGAGCCGGGCGTCACGCCCACCGAGATCCGGGTCAGCGGGGTCGCCGCGACCACGAACGTTCTCGGCGCGGCGTACGGCTCGTTCTTCGACGGCGTCCAGGCCTACTTCAACATGATCAACTCGCAGGGCGGGATGTACGGGCGGAAGCTCGTCATCGTCGCCCGCCACGACGACCAGATGACCCAGAACCGCCGCGAGGTCGAGGCGATCATCGACCAGGACAACGCCTTCGCGGTGATCCCGGTCGCGACCAACGTGGCGTTCAGCGGCGCGCCGCTGCTCGCGCAGGCCGGCATCCCGACGTTCGGCTGGGGCATCAACGCGGAGTGGACGGGACCGCCGAACCTCTTCGGGTCCGTCGGCGCGCTGTGCAATGGTTCCGGGTGCCCGTCGCCGCTGCTGCCGTACGCGGCGTGGAAGCTCGGCAAGAAGAACCTCGGCGTGCTCGCGTACAACGTGGCGGCATCGGCCGACTGCATGGACGGCATCAAGGCGAGCTTCGAGAAGTACCCCGTCGCCAAGCTGGCGTACACGACCAAGGCGCTGTCGTTCGGCGTGACGGACATGAGCGCGGACGTGAAGCGGATGATCGACGCGCACGTCGACTTCGTGACGACGTGCATGGACAACAACGGCGTGCTCACGCTGGCCCGTGAGATGCGTCAGCAGGGGCTCAACGTCCCCATCTACCTTCCGAACGCGTACGACCACGACTTCATGTCGAAGAACGCCGGCTTCTTCAACGGCTCGATCGTCATCGTGCAGGAGGCGCCGCTCGAGACGAACCCGAAGTTCCCGGCCCTCAACCAGTACCTCGACTGGATGAAGAAGTCGAACTACCAGACGACTGAGTACACGGCGATCGGCTGGGGACTCGCGCAGCTGTTCGTCACCGGGCTGAAGGGCGCCGGACCGACCTTCACGCGCCAGAAGGTCGTCGACTACCTCAACACGCTGACCGACTGGAACGCCGACGGCATGATGCTGCCGGTCGACTGGACCAAGCAGCACACCGACTTGCACTACCCACGCCAGTGCATCGGCTACCTGAAGGTCGAGAACGGCAAGTTCGTCCCGATCTGGAGCACGCCCGGGAAGCCGTTCCTGTGCTGGGACCCGCTGCCGACGAGCATCCCGAGCTCGAAGCCGGTGCCGACGCTGTAG
- a CDS encoding acyl-CoA dehydrogenase family protein, which translates to MSAACDLAEYRSELHAWLDAHHDELAPRYTPPGELDDHVAQMQRVKAILFDAGWMRYGWPERVGGLGGSPMMRTELGAALAGRGLADPGLFSLIEVLAPTLIDFAPPDLAADVVPRLLSGAELWCQGFSEPGTGSDLASLSCRATPRGDPATARTWVVNGQKVWTSLAQYSDRCVLLTRTGTIEARHRGITAFFVDMDTPGITVSPIEMINGEREFAEVFFDDVTVPADRMLGELNGGWAVAMSILPYERSSCFWQRIAYLYRRLQLLVESAPSDDDRTAEIVGDAFVHLHALRARSRVTQHRLAAGETLGAETSIDKVLVATGEQVTFDAARRLLPGVIETDDGSVGEMWRNEYLYSRAATIYGGTAEVQRNIIARRLLDLGSDE; encoded by the coding sequence ATGAGCGCGGCTTGCGACCTCGCCGAGTACCGATCCGAGCTCCACGCCTGGCTCGACGCGCACCACGACGAGCTCGCGCCCCGCTACACGCCGCCCGGCGAGCTCGACGACCACGTCGCGCAGATGCAACGGGTGAAGGCGATCCTCTTCGACGCAGGTTGGATGCGGTACGGCTGGCCCGAGCGCGTCGGTGGTCTCGGCGGGTCCCCGATGATGCGCACCGAGCTCGGCGCCGCGCTCGCGGGTCGTGGGCTCGCGGACCCGGGTCTGTTCTCGCTCATCGAGGTGCTCGCGCCGACGCTGATCGACTTCGCGCCGCCCGACCTCGCGGCGGACGTCGTGCCGCGCCTGCTCTCGGGCGCGGAGCTGTGGTGCCAGGGCTTCTCCGAGCCCGGAACGGGCAGCGACCTCGCGTCGCTGAGCTGCCGGGCGACGCCCCGTGGAGACCCCGCGACCGCGCGGACCTGGGTCGTCAACGGGCAGAAGGTGTGGACCAGCCTCGCCCAGTACTCCGACCGGTGCGTCCTGCTCACCCGTACCGGCACGATTGAGGCCCGCCACCGGGGCATCACCGCGTTCTTCGTCGACATGGACACGCCCGGGATCACGGTGTCGCCGATCGAGATGATCAACGGCGAGCGCGAGTTCGCCGAGGTGTTCTTCGACGACGTCACGGTCCCCGCCGACCGCATGCTGGGCGAGCTGAACGGCGGGTGGGCCGTCGCGATGAGCATCCTGCCGTACGAGCGGTCGTCGTGCTTCTGGCAACGCATCGCGTACCTCTACCGACGGCTGCAGCTCCTCGTCGAGAGCGCGCCGTCCGACGACGACCGGACCGCCGAGATCGTCGGCGACGCGTTCGTCCACCTGCACGCGCTGCGCGCCCGTTCCCGGGTCACGCAGCACCGCCTCGCAGCAGGCGAGACGCTCGGCGCCGAGACGTCGATCGACAAGGTCCTCGTCGCGACGGGCGAGCAGGTGACGTTCGACGCCGCGCGTCGCCTGCTCCCCGGCGTGATCGAGACCGACGACGGCTCCGTCGGCGAGATGTGGCGCAACGAGTACCTGTACTCGCGCGCGGCGACCATCTACGGGGGCACCGCCGAGGTGCAACGCAACATCATCGCCCGTCGCCTGCTCGACCTCGGGAGCGACGAGTGA